CCCCACCATAAGCCATAAGCTTTGGCATGCCATTTTGCTTTACTGGTTGTTCATTTTTGGCAATTCGCTTGAAGATCATTTGTGACATCACGTTACACTTTCCCCCAGTGTCGACTTTCACCTCAATTGGAGTTTTGTTTATGTGCAAAGTGACAAATCCCTCTTCCTGTGTCGACACACCTATTAAATTCAATGCCATCAAAATAGAAATTATCATCTTATACAGGGGGCTTGTCCATTTCAAATTCATGTACCATGTAGTTTGTAGTTTGTTTTCTTTGGACCGAACTCAGAACGTGATCTACAACATTTtttgaaatgattcattttcttgCAGTTGTGGCACAGCTGTCCAAAAGCCGGGCATTTATCTTTCTTTGCCACATGATTGTTTCCGCAGTTTTTGCAGTTAGTTATGGTGGGTGAatcatgctgttttattttggGCTTTTGTCTTCTACTGGAAACCGGATGTACTGCATGCACGTGGGCATCTGCGGCATCGCCAATGTTTTATTACTTTCCTCAGTCATTTCATGTATGCGACATATTGAGATAGCTTTTGCCAGGGTTAAGTCGCTGTCTCTTAACAGTGCTTTCCTTAGGCTTTCGCTGTTAATACCACATACTATCCTATCACAGACTAGCTCGTCCATCAGTTCTCCAAAATGGCATGCTTTTGCTTTAATCCTGAGATCACTGATAAATGACTCGATAGCCTCACCTTGTTTCTGGTTTCTGGAGTGAAACGTGTCTCTccatggttttgttttgttgcggGTTGCAAATTTCATGAAACTTCCTTTTCAGGCATTCAGGATCCTCTCTTGATTCAGCAGGAGATAATTCTCACGCACCTCCACTGCATGGCATCCGGCCCTGCGAGATTGAGGAGGATATAAGCCCTTGTTTTTGCAGGCTTGTCGTGATGCGCCGCCGCTATGAAAATGTCGTACTCCTGCTCGAAGATTCGCCAGTTATCAGCAACATTCCCTTCGAAAGACAGAGGGTCAGGTCTCCGAAAACAATCCGCCATGGTTACTTACTATGCAgtcacaagaagaaaaaaaacaaaacaaaacttttacaAGCCGTCTCTGTTTCCTACTAAAACGGTGCACTTTCAGGCGTAATGTCCGTGCTGTCTTCTGACACCATGTTGTATGTCCCAGGAATCAAAACCACAACGTCCACATGTAAACATGACATTTATTAACAAAAGCCCGTGTCATTAATACAAGAAACTTTTACACCCTAGACCAGcgcttgtgtgttttttctgatACCTAGACCCAATGAAGGAGAGCCTGTTCTTAAAGAGCCCTAACACATTTTTAGTGCATCACATTAAAATACACAATGTATTGTTAAACAGATCACTTATCACAATGATCTACACATCAGTTCTCCTGAATGTTTGTTGACTATTAAACTATTTAAAAGTTTAGGTGGTAGTTAATTGTAAAACTTAGGTGTGTTGCAGATCTTGCCTTAGTTCAGAGATGGTTGTTCCTGtgtgacactgatgatctcGTATTTTATAGCAGTTGTTTTCTAAGaatatttttgctttgtttgtgtttaaaaactCTGGAGAAGGATCTTTACTGAagctcctgctgctgctcctgATTTTCTTACTGCATGCTTCTGTTCTGCTGCCTGCTGTTCTTTCCCTTTGGCTGTTGGTCTTGTCTGAATCTTGATTTCTGGCAATTTAGAGTGAACTGAGGTTCACAATCTGGTCTTTAAGCAGCACCTGGTGCACTGGGTAGTAGAGGCCATTACCCAGGCCTATGAGGCACGCAGTATTGCTTCGCCTCTAGGCAAGCAATACATAGAACCTCTTTATCAGAttctataacctggacctggaccccactccaGGGTTCCAGGTCATTCAGGGCTAACTTATGTTCTGTTCTTGGTTTGCTCGTGTTCTCTCACAGCCTCTGAGACAAACATCGACTGACATGTGGTGACATGGGTATTGACATTCCAATTgcatcagccatgatgtagcGTTGATttccctcaaaagggaactacaccaggttatgtatgtaacctAGTTCCCTGACAAGGGAACAAGATGCTGTGACATACCGGGCATCCACCCACACTTCCTCCAAACAAGTGGAAGCTGGAATAATGTGACAAATATACCCTTATATGGACTTGTTGGTGTGTATTCCCTCATCACATATCTGAGTCAATAAACATGTGtccacacagagcttcagacacatcTTCCTTGAtgaagcattcccatagcatcagcatCCCAGAGTTCCCTTCTCATCTATCCATTCTGTACACCTGAGCAGTTGAAAACAGTTTTGTTCCATTTTCATGTTGAATTGTTACCTTTTTTTCATACAGAAAGGATTAATTGAGTGTTTTTAAATCCTCACAGGAAGATACACTGGCACCAGCAGCTATATTTATATCTCTACTGCCATGATATGGTCTGAAGCTCAGAGCTATTGTAGACAGCATCACACAGACCTGGCCAGTGTAAGAAACTCAGCTGAAAGCTCAGTTATAATGGCAATGATCCCAGGGCCAACTTGGATTGGTCTGTTCAGAGATTCCTGGAAGTGGTCAGACCAGGCAAATTTCACCACCATTACCTGGGTAACTGGAGAACCTAATAATTTGTTAGGAAACgaaaactgtgtgttttttatgaATGGTCAGGCTGGTGATGTGCAATGTTCACGTCTAAAAGCTTTCTTCTGTGAAACAGGTGAGATAAGTTTAATTTTTAGACtactttatattttactttgaatgtatttgtaaacatatgtgtgtgtgtgtgtgtgtgtgtgtgtgtgtgtgtgtggtgtctacCTTTAGTAATCAAAGGAAAAAAGCAGATTGCCAGAGTGAAGGTCCAGTCCGATCAGGATGTGAATGGTCCTGCAGTTAAGGCAGCCATCTTGGATAAGGTGGGTCTGATCCTCTGCTGTTATATATACAGTCTGTTCCTCATTACTGCAGCCAGAACCTTCATCAAACTGTAAAACATTAAGTATAAACAATATGATTTAGAACattaattataaacattaaGTATATAATTTATTAGAGTAATAATttctttactctctctgttCTGCAACGTTTCCTAATAACCCTTATGTTCTGTTCTTCAGATTATGCAGATGCTCAGTGGTCATGGGAACATCACTGTCAAATGGAGAGAGCAACCAGATGGACTAGTATTTAATAAGATTAAAGAAAATACTATTGCAAATATTTGTTAAAGTTTGTATCTGTGGATGCTGTTCAATGCTGTGGGGTATCACACAGTACAAAACTAGATGTGAGACATTACTCCTAGACAAAACTCTATATTGTGTATCGTGTAGATGAAGAATAGTGTACTGTATAAATACAACATCTAGTTCACAATGTGTGATAGAATGTGTGTAATATTAGCACTGATATAAAATTCAAGCATTTCCAATTATCTGGCTAATCCTGAGCTTTAGGTGTTCAGTTGCATTCACGTGTCTGACATATAATGATTGTATCTGCTTGAAACCATGTCCATGAAATTTATAGATTTTGTAATTAGATAAAGtctcaatattaaatatattaaacagaCAAAACCTTTATAATTCCTTTATAAACTGTGAGTTAAGCAGCACAATCAGAGTTTACATGGAAAACACTGCTTAGGGTTTATATTCCTAAACGGCTGCCTATGTCTATCCATttaactagatagatagatagatagatagatagatagatagatagatagatagatagatagatagatagatagatagatagatagatagatagatagatagatagatagatagatagatagattcttgATATACACTTTGGTTGTGAACTTTCTTTCTGCGagtttctttctgttctttttttgcctcttttgctgttttattttcctcttttaattttaataaacctCTTTTGTTGCACCTGGCATATGATGTTTATGAAACTGGTCATTACATTACTATTTCAGAAAATTGACCAGATGTACGACTAAAGACAGCCTGTCTGAATGTGAAGAGTAACCACTTTCTTCCACTTTGAATAGGGAAAGTATTTTTTGGGGGAAGGTGTGGAAGTAAGTAGATAAGGACATGGTTTGCATAAGCTTTTTCATTGTCCTCCTTctgtccattcaatcccatATTTCCATGTATCCTAaatgtccacctcatctgtcctctgatatgaaaaccatTATGATCATATCGAGTCgaacattaaactagcatccagagtcttcTTGTCAGGTATCTGACACTGCTGAGAGattaaatatttagctaacaGTCTGGTTACCTAGTAATAGTATGTTAGCATTAGCTCAGTCATTGTTAGGCTAACATCAACAGGTGTAGACAGTAAATATGAtaatcctgacctgagctaatttattgaatcaaccaactcaaccatctcctttctttctgttcatccatgaggacattaaagtcatctgttgctgcttctggcaTTTCATCACTGACTGTCCCACAACCACGAAACCTGGTcgttacacctgttcattatacctgttcattatacctgttcattatacctgttcattatacctgttcattacacctgttcattatacctgttcattacacctgttcattatacctgttcattacacctgttcattacacctgttcattacacctgttcattatacctgtcaGTCAGAtagtgttagagtgtgcatGCGACCTTCCCGGACATGGATATGCACATCGACAAATGGGATTTTCAAGGGGGGGGGATTACATCCCTGATTTAAGGTACCTTCTAAGCGCTTAAACTGGAGATGGAACAAGaccatgacacacactgagTTTTGTAACGATACTCCAATATGATTGTAAAATACAGTATCTTAACAAACATCTTTGGCTGTCAGAAAATGTTCCGCTGATCAAGGTGTATTTGGTATCACTGTTTTCTGAAATAATCCACAGAATCTAACCAGACTGGTTTCATGACAAGAGATGTGAGACATTTACCAAAAGATGGCGCTGCCCCCAAGCTTTAATAGTAACTTCAGGACATGGTCACTTATtctattttgcatgtttttgtgtttttagttgAACTCTGCAAATTAGTTTTCTTTGAACAAGAACACTGTGAACACCAAAAACCTAAAACCTTTCCTCATTCTTGTAGATTCACAGTTTCAtgtcatttgttgttgttttaaattttaCACATCATCTGCTTTCATGCtgaaaatattcatgttcacatACAGCATCCATACTGCTTCTAAATGAGTTATACTATTTTAAACACAGTCAGTTCTGTACATGAATCCTAACGGTCTCATACAAAATCACTGCTCTGCCTTTTAATATGTTTAAGTGTTACTTTAGTTTGTAGTTGTGAGTAAAATTAGCAAACAGGAAGTCTCAGATCCTGTCCCCAATCCCAAAGTGTAGTCCTCTGTAGAGTTTAGTTTAGTAAATCATTTTGTGGGAGTTTGAACACAAACACTCCTGTAATAAATCAGACCTTTCTGCTAAAACTCTGAAATCTCAGAAGGTAAGATCTGATGTAGAACTGGAACACTAGAGGGAGGTTCTTTACTTTTTTACTGCTGTATCTAAtgccagtgtgtgtgggaggtaaCCGATTCGTCTGTTGTGCCGTAGTGAGTATTTAGGGATTCAGCTCCAGagattttttattccttacagaAGTGTTTGTATATTTCTCCTTAAATCTTCTACAGTAAATGAGGTACAAATCTAAACAATGTACatatttcatcatcatttttattatctttattttttatacataaatCTATGCCATGGTGTGTGTGCAAACCAGATTAAATTATTTGGTGCAAACcagattatattaaatatattaaacagataaaacatTTAGTGATTCCTTTATAAACTGTGAGTAAAGCAGCACAATTAGAGTTTACATGGAAAACACTGCATGTAGTTTTATTACACTGTGGATAGAAATGAGGACTTCATAAAATATTCCTAAAGGGCTGcctatgtctatctatctatctatctatctatctatctatctatctagatagatagatagatagatagatagacagatagatagatagatagatagatagatagatagatagatagatagatagatagatagtgatgtacatatttaatatacacttccagtcaaaagtttggacacaccttttaattcagtgttttttgtttagggatttattttctacattctagaacaatcctggagatttcaaaactatgaaataacacacatggacttcagtaatccatatgtaatgacaacaaaaacagtcagttgttattttaagacacgaaggtcaggtgttctggaatagttcttgcaggaacagtattgtcaagtgcatttgcaaaacccatcaagcaccatgatgaaactggctcaca
This portion of the Hemibagrus wyckioides isolate EC202008001 linkage group LG29, SWU_Hwy_1.0, whole genome shotgun sequence genome encodes:
- the LOC131349064 gene encoding macrophage mannose receptor 1-like, with the protein product MKQHLFILLFITGVLPVTQTIYRRFHLNLQGKTWSDAQAYCRAMYTDLATFENHDEAVRAQNIAQSQSLTGSTWIGLYNDVNSWRWSMGNEPLGSFRSWCYTNPDNYASNEYCVAVDVPGWFDSCCATTFPFICFDGRYTGTSSYIYISTAMIWSEAQSYCRQHHTDLASVRNSAESSVIMAMIPGPTWIGLFRDSWKWSDQANFTTITWVTGEPNNLLGNENCVFFMNGQAGDVQCSRLKAFFCETVIKGKKQIARVKVQSDQDVNGPAVKAAILDKIMQMLSGHGNITVKWREQPDGLVFNKIKENTIANIC